From Lonchura striata isolate bLonStr1 chromosome 38, bLonStr1.mat, whole genome shotgun sequence, one genomic window encodes:
- the LRRC4B gene encoding leucine-rich repeat-containing protein 4B, with amino-acid sequence MDQSLRIPPTPRSFPAQVIRTDTFKHLRHLEILQLSRNLVRKVEVGAFNGLPNLNTLELFDNRLTTVPTQAFEYLSKLRELWLRNNPIESIPSYAFNRVPSLRRLDLGELKRLEYISEAAFEGLVNLRYLNLGMCNLKEIPNLTALVRLEELELSGNRLGRVRPGSFQGLGSLRKLWLMHARVAAVERNAFDDLKALEELNLAHNDLASLPHDLFAPLHRLERVHLHHNPWRCDCDVLWLSWWLRETVPSNTSCCARCHAPPALRGRYLGELEPGHFTCYAPVIVEPPADLNVTEGMAAELKCRTGTAMTSVNWLTPNGTLMTHGSYRVRISVLHDGTLNFTNVTVQDTGQYTCMVTNAAGNTTATATLNVSAADAAAAAAAAAAAAATGYTYFTTVTVETTEGAGGDDQAPQTPAAPTAAGWEPAGASTAAPATRATGKPFTVPITAAAAGAAAGGGLQDLDDVLKTTKIIIGCFVAITFMAAVMLVAFYKLRKQHQRHKHRGGPARAVEIVNVEDELAGGPAGGPGGAGAGGGDNRLALPALEREHLDRYAALAAHYGGPAAALGCGKTPLLNSVHEPLLFKSPSKENVQETQI; translated from the coding sequence CGCCCCGTTCGTTCCCCGCGCAGGTGATCCGCACCGACACCTTCAAGCACCTGCGCCACCTGGAGATCCTCCAGCTCAGCCGCAACCTGGTGCGCAAGGTGGAGGTGGGCGCCTTCAACGGGCTGCCCAACCTCAACACGCTGGAGCTCTTCGACAACCGCCTGACCACGGTGCCCACGCAGGCCTTCGAGTACCTGTCCAAGCTGCGCGAGCTGTGGCTGAGGAACAACCCCATCGAGAGCATCCCCAGCTACGCCTTCAACCGCGTGCCCTCGCTGCGCCGCCTCGACCTGGGCGAGCTCAAGCGCCTCGAGTACATCTCGGAGGCCGCCTTCGAGGGCTTGGTCAACCTGCGCTACCTCAACCTGGGCATGTGCAACCTCAAGGAGATCCCCAACCTGACGGCGCTGgtgaggctggaggagctggagctgtcggGGAACCGCCTGGGCCGGGTGCGGCCGGGCTCCTTCCAGGGGCTGGGCAGCCTGAGGAAGCTGTGGCTGATGCACGCGCGGGTGGCGGCGGTGGAGCGCAACGCCTTCGACGACCTGAAGGCGCTGGAGGAGCTGAACCTGGCGCACAACGACCTGGCCTCGCTGCCGCACGACCTGTTTGCGCCGCTGCACCGGCTGGAGCGCGTGCACCTGCACCACAACCCCTGGCGCTGCGACTGCGACGTGCTGTGGCTCAGCTGGTGGCTGCGCGAGACCGTGCCCAGCAACACCAGCTGCTGCGCCCGCTGCCACGCGCCGCCGGCGCTGCGCGGCCGCTACCTGGGCGAGCTGGAGCCCGGCCACTTCACCTGCTACGCGCCGGTCATCGTGGAGCCGCCGGCCGACCTCAACGTCACCGAGGGCATGGCGGCCGAGCTCAAGTGCCGCACGGGCACGGCCATGACGTCGGTCAACTGGCTGACGCCCAACGGGACGCTGATGACGCACGGCTCGTACCGCGTGCGCATCTCGGTGCTGCACGACGGCACGCTCAACTTCACCAACGTCACCGTGCAGGACACCGGCCAGTACACCTGCATGGTCACCAACGCCGCCGGCAACACCACGGCCACCGCCACGCTCAACGTCTCGGCCGCCgacgccgcggccgccgccgccgccgccgccgccgccgccgccaccgggTACACCTACTTCACCACCGTCACCGTGGAGACCACCGAGGGCGCCGGCGGCGACGACCAAGCCCCCCAGACCCCCGCCGCGCCCACGGCGGCCGGCTGGGAACCGGCCGGCGCCTCCACGGCCGCCCCGGCCACGCGCGCCACCGGCAAACCCTTCACCGTGCCCAtcacggcggcggcggccggcgcgGCGGCCGGCGGAGGCCTCCAGGATCTGGACGACGTCTTGAAGACCACCAAGATCATCATCGGCTGCTTCGTGGCCATCACCTTCATGGCCGCCGTCATGCTGGTGGCCTTCTACAAGCTCCGCAAGCAGCACCAGCGCCACAAGCaccgcggcggccccgcccgcgccgtgGAGATCGTCAACGTCGAGGACGAGCTGGCCGGGGGTcccgccggcggccccggcggcgccggcGCGGGTGGTGGGGACAACCGGCTGGCGCTGCCGGCCTTGGAGAGGGAGCACCTGGACAGGTACGCGGCGCTGGCCGCGCACTACggcgggccggcggcggcgctgggctGCGGGAAGACGCCGCTGCTCAACTCGGTGCACGAGCCGCTGCTCTTCAAGAGCCCCTCCAAGGAGAACGTGCAGGAGACGCAGATCTGA